The Bacteriovorax sp. Seq25_V genome includes a region encoding these proteins:
- a CDS encoding pre-toxin TG domain-containing protein, which produces MNKWTLIIFQLLTMQAYAYNVFEIKCEFDYEKNKEYCVQSSSSVNSYRDSEQDRVGNYYAPNDSSSTAIGNAINDTNRQFNDIFEGLGNGQINSDNLSDIITQVGANYSPEQQQLFIDNILGKSANLKDTSVIPVTPYLADIRPVILDPERSQIFNNARLKTSGAIAEALKNCEGQGCSRTSLQVSQNALNGLINTALNNSLNADYLERWGEDTSFINESQDEFRELIDNLEGKDLNDVIKALEKQEAIQKELNNIANEWDIPLDTVELERAKTPLEDYASELIAYKRCLQSGADCLLPNFQTNNAEYKNEYQQLESIYKTTKYVRESNIEVHYKETASDYLNLSSDALISGDIDSSKQLEEVATSIVDIGLGLIPVVSIGKDVYELFTGKNLVTKEELSTFERGLAAVGILTAGGSHYIQAAGKILTKTARVSEKIIDVGEKVIVSARKLGLMTSEGIKDFADLSKRIIGNDIGAVGDLSKVIKGKMTRFHPMKHGVLHDTKLPNGTIVADTFRSSSYFETVLDEPVKLYRVYGEGASPLSQFWSRTKPTGPGQAVFDSALDPAWGNTAQKWIEITVPENTMLYEGVVSEIALIRGTQQIPVGKLLGGGSQVFINNDRIPAKWISGKGEF; this is translated from the coding sequence ATGAACAAATGGACACTTATAATATTTCAGCTACTTACAATGCAAGCATATGCCTATAATGTGTTTGAGATTAAGTGTGAGTTTGATTATGAGAAGAATAAAGAGTATTGCGTCCAGAGCAGTAGCTCTGTTAATTCATACCGAGATTCAGAACAAGATCGCGTTGGAAACTACTACGCACCAAATGATAGTTCTTCAACAGCTATTGGCAATGCCATCAATGATACTAACAGACAATTCAATGATATTTTCGAAGGCCTAGGAAACGGGCAGATCAACAGTGATAATCTTTCAGATATCATTACCCAAGTTGGCGCAAACTATTCTCCAGAACAACAACAACTTTTTATCGATAACATTCTAGGTAAATCAGCAAATCTTAAAGATACAAGTGTTATTCCAGTCACACCATATCTTGCAGATATAAGGCCTGTCATTCTTGATCCTGAGAGAAGTCAGATTTTCAACAATGCAAGACTTAAAACATCCGGAGCAATCGCAGAAGCATTAAAGAACTGTGAGGGCCAAGGTTGTTCACGAACATCCCTACAAGTTTCGCAGAATGCACTAAATGGGCTTATCAACACTGCTCTTAACAATAGTCTCAATGCGGATTATCTTGAGCGCTGGGGTGAAGATACTTCATTTATCAATGAGTCTCAAGATGAATTCAGAGAACTCATCGATAATCTCGAAGGAAAAGATTTAAACGATGTAATAAAGGCACTTGAAAAGCAAGAAGCGATACAAAAAGAATTAAATAATATTGCAAATGAGTGGGACATCCCTCTCGACACAGTCGAACTTGAAAGAGCAAAAACTCCCCTGGAAGACTATGCAAGTGAGTTAATCGCTTACAAGAGATGTCTTCAAAGCGGTGCTGACTGTCTACTTCCAAACTTTCAAACAAACAATGCCGAGTACAAGAATGAGTACCAGCAACTTGAAAGCATCTATAAAACAACTAAGTACGTTAGAGAAAGCAATATCGAAGTCCACTATAAAGAGACTGCTTCGGATTACCTGAACTTATCAAGTGATGCACTTATAAGTGGAGACATTGACTCTTCAAAACAACTTGAGGAAGTTGCAACTTCAATTGTTGATATCGGACTCGGTCTCATTCCAGTCGTTAGTATTGGTAAAGATGTTTATGAACTTTTCACTGGCAAAAATCTTGTTACAAAAGAGGAATTATCTACATTTGAACGAGGGCTTGCAGCAGTTGGAATTCTAACGGCCGGTGGTTCACACTATATTCAGGCAGCAGGAAAAATTTTAACTAAGACTGCGCGTGTATCCGAGAAGATTATTGACGTTGGTGAAAAAGTAATTGTTTCCGCACGAAAGCTAGGGTTAATGACGAGTGAAGGAATTAAAGATTTTGCCGACCTAAGCAAGCGGATAATTGGGAATGACATAGGTGCGGTTGGAGATTTATCTAAAGTCATTAAAGGAAAGATGACTCGATTTCATCCTATGAAACACGGGGTTCTACATGATACGAAGCTGCCAAATGGCACCATTGTTGCTGATACTTTTAGAAGTAGTAGTTACTTTGAAACAGTCTTAGATGAACCCGTAAAACTCTATAGAGTCTATGGAGAAGGTGCAAGTCCGTTGTCACAATTTTGGTCTAGAACAAAACCGACTGGCCCTGGGCAAGCTGTTTTTGATTCAGCTTTAGACCCTGCCTGGGGAAATACAGCTCAAAAATGGATTGAAATTACAGTTCCTGAAAATACTATGCTATATGAAGGAGTTGTTTCAGAGATTGCACTTATACGAGGAACTCAACAAATTCCAGTTGGTAAATTACTAGGTGGAGGTAGTCAGGTTTTTATAAATAATGACAGAATTCCTGCTAAGTGGATTTCAGGTAAGGGGGAATTTTAA
- a CDS encoding lipopolysaccharide assembly protein LapB produces MSGLKLILILSLSCYALASTTVKQATLLLKEGNSKKAISLLEERFNETEDENEQGEIAYLLSLDPEYKTSKSMSYYIQNALDKYSALDIKNRARLTRLLADTSFETGNLETALDFYTKALNQPDNRNLYDYLTLQKTWVLVNLDRKEEALSFLYNFITSQKTQIIDSMVYDFGRLYVEYLEAKKNKARNFNLQTIPSSSELISGIFAGISRTNISPDFISPILKKNKLYSDFYQFGVETKRISSYNNCSLLSWQLPQNTTKKLVSDISTELIKCQNKTSKEYQSLYSKLINTNMKTNELALLSTSLSDTKVACEQYENLLDKEYNESWYSYYLSNCLSDHVNNTIVNYTRKSSNKDYIRTVLSNQTYENSIMSSFAPKTDDHIHFLESVFTKLRIKNHLIDQSLLAQTEKSFETDSAIYCFFYSGKCEKADTLFTFKYLTSTQKIIYTLDFIKAQNFEAAYSLLIENQQLLENDLIAKEVYLHASMLKGLYSDSFFKIISGEKLLKDVYISTKEQRALKKKLTSFWAESIDTIATMTRVIRGTRYLSTIEKQDQVFRQISKLQKKLAKQQWPNTKTREIVIAGYRDLLQKAVTGYGKHQTEISTLIESKLKSWKENI; encoded by the coding sequence ATGTCAGGGCTAAAACTAATTCTTATTCTCTCTCTTTCTTGCTATGCCCTTGCCTCCACAACAGTCAAGCAGGCAACTCTATTACTAAAAGAAGGAAATAGTAAAAAAGCAATTAGTCTTCTCGAAGAGCGCTTCAATGAAACTGAGGATGAAAATGAACAAGGCGAAATCGCTTACCTTCTAAGCCTAGATCCCGAGTATAAAACCTCAAAGAGCATGTCTTATTATATTCAAAATGCTCTTGATAAATACTCCGCACTCGATATCAAAAATAGAGCACGTCTCACACGACTTCTCGCTGACACAAGTTTTGAGACGGGAAATCTTGAAACGGCCCTTGATTTCTATACTAAGGCCTTAAATCAGCCAGACAATAGAAATCTTTATGACTATCTGACTCTACAAAAAACTTGGGTTCTGGTTAACCTTGACAGAAAAGAAGAGGCATTGTCCTTTCTTTATAATTTTATCACATCACAAAAAACTCAGATTATTGATTCGATGGTCTACGACTTTGGTAGACTTTACGTCGAGTATCTCGAAGCAAAGAAAAACAAGGCAAGAAATTTTAATCTACAGACAATTCCAAGCTCAAGTGAGCTTATCTCAGGGATTTTTGCTGGAATCTCAAGAACAAATATTTCGCCTGACTTTATTTCACCAATTTTAAAGAAGAATAAACTCTATTCAGATTTCTATCAATTCGGCGTTGAGACCAAGAGGATTAGTTCTTATAACAACTGCTCTCTACTTTCGTGGCAACTCCCGCAAAACACCACAAAGAAGTTAGTAAGTGATATATCTACTGAGCTTATTAAATGTCAAAACAAGACAAGCAAAGAATACCAGTCTTTATATTCAAAATTGATCAATACAAACATGAAGACAAACGAACTTGCACTATTATCAACTTCGCTCAGTGACACCAAAGTTGCTTGTGAGCAATATGAGAACCTATTAGATAAAGAATATAACGAAAGTTGGTACTCATACTATCTTTCAAACTGTCTCTCAGATCATGTTAATAACACTATCGTTAACTACACGAGAAAATCATCAAACAAGGACTATATTAGGACAGTCTTAAGTAATCAAACTTATGAAAACTCGATTATGTCTTCTTTTGCACCTAAGACTGATGATCACATTCACTTTCTCGAGTCAGTATTTACAAAGCTTCGTATTAAGAATCACTTGATCGATCAATCCTTACTGGCCCAAACTGAAAAATCATTTGAGACAGATTCGGCTATCTACTGCTTCTTCTATAGTGGAAAATGTGAAAAGGCCGATACTCTTTTTACCTTTAAATACTTAACTAGCACGCAAAAAATTATTTACACTCTAGATTTTATCAAGGCCCAAAACTTTGAGGCCGCTTATTCACTACTTATCGAAAATCAACAATTGCTTGAAAATGATTTAATCGCCAAGGAAGTTTACTTACATGCTTCCATGCTAAAAGGACTATACTCAGACTCTTTTTTCAAAATCATCTCAGGCGAGAAGCTATTAAAAGATGTTTATATCTCAACGAAAGAACAAAGAGCGCTTAAAAAGAAGCTCACATCATTCTGGGCCGAATCTATTGACACCATAGCGACAATGACACGTGTAATTCGAGGAACAAGGTACTTATCAACAATAGAAAAGCAAGATCAAGTTTTTAGACAAATCTCGAAACTACAAAAGAAACTCGCAAAACAACAATGGCCAAATACAAAGACGAGAGAAATTGTCATTGCAGGCTATAGAGATTTACTC